One Triticum dicoccoides isolate Atlit2015 ecotype Zavitan chromosome 4B, WEW_v2.0, whole genome shotgun sequence genomic window carries:
- the LOC119291968 gene encoding uncharacterized protein LOC119291968: MDRRAFRSNSCNSKNPAPPSSPSAAASAAVYRTSSAPVGGSKDNVGERKALLPRRPEGGTARKAYKGPKRRVQWKDTHGKKLAEVLEFQPSDSSDSDDDYLDTCICSVM, from the exons ATGGATCGCCGAGCCTTCAGGAGTAACTCGTGCAACAGCAAGAACCCGGCGCCTCCCTCCTCGCcctcggcggcggcgtcggcggcggtgtaCCGGACGTCCTCGGCGCCCGTGGGGGGCTCCAAGGACAACGTCGGCGAGCGCAAGGCGCTGCTGCCCCGGCGCCCCGAGGGCGGCACGGCCCGCAAGGCCTACAAGGGGCCCAAGCGGCGGGTGCAGTGGAAGGACACCCACGGGAAGAAGCTCGCCGAGGTCTTGGAATTCCAGCCTAG TGATTCAAGTGACTCGGATGATGATTATTTGGATACTTGCATATGCTCAGTCATGTAA
- the LOC119291967 gene encoding eisosome protein SEG2-like — MGCFLGCFGGAKSKKERRHRRRKQRSPSHSPSKAARDAEAAAAAAPLLATLLELRDSADDLCLAVVAKKKVTFDPNVTAYDAPPIPEGGEEATEAEEEEGRAAAKAEEAWTLLGPECAKSEAFPLNHRYGNCAGADDDSDYEDCYDDDDDEYEYEDDEEEEDDDLDGIDECAVDDDEEHGGLLGIARGEEDACDSLFLLPAPKTYAKDNAATGAGQTGAAAEAPAAEVLNSVENFSQWKDATKPHTAVTKDSEKENLVTLSDDPATAPAMKQEKPAVSWDYTPRTPSKQEASVDASLSTWLGSSGTPESNYSVRSYSPISREDRPILGALTVEDIKISSANSSPRRSRSPSPSPDDMPILGTVGAYWNCSGAKGGSDDSVTRGGFMKTRSRFGQNLA, encoded by the exons atgggctGCTTCCTCGGCTGCTTCGGGGGCGCCAAGTCCAAgaaggagcgccgccaccgccgccgcaagcAGCGCTCCCCCTCCCACTCCCCCTCCAAGGCCGCCCGCGACgctgaggccgccgccgccgccgccccgctcctcGCCACCCTCCTCGAGCTCAG GGATTCGGCCGATGACCTGTGCCTGGCCGTCGTCGCCAAGAAGAAGGTGACGTTCGACCCCAACGTCACGGCCTACGACGCGCCGCCCATACCcgagggaggagaggaggcgactgaggcggaggaggaggagggccgcgcCGCGGCGAAGGCCGAGGAGGCGTGGACGCTGCTGGGGCCCGAGTGCGCCAAGTCCGAGGCGTTCCCGCTCAACCACAGGTACGGCAACTGCGCCGGCGCCGACGACGACAGCGACTACGAGGACTgctacgacgacgacgacgatgagtaCGAGtacgaggacgacgaggaggaggaggacgatgatttGGACGGCATCGACGAGtgcgcggtggacgacgacgaggagcacgGCGGGCTGCTGGGCATCGCGCGCGGCGAGGAGGACGCGTGCGACTCGCTCTTCCTGCTCCCGGCGCCCAAGACGTACGCCAAGGACAATGCCGCTACCGGCGCCGGCCAGACTGGTGCCGCAGCTGAGGCGCCCGCAGCCGAGGTGCTCAACTCGGTGGAGAACTTCAGCCAGTGGAAGGACGCCACCAAACCTCACACAGCCGTGACAAAGGATTCAGAGAAGGAGAACTTGGTCACTCTCTCCGACGACCCGGCGACCGCCCCGGCCATGAAGCAAGAGAAGCCGGCGGTGAGCTGGGACTACACCCCCAGGACGCCGAGCAAGCAGGAGGCCTCGGTGGACGCGAGCCTCTCCACGTGGCTGGGCTCCTCGGGGACGCCGGAGAGCAACTACTCGGTGCGGTCCTACTCACCGATCAGCCGGGAGGACCGGCCCATCCTCGGCGCCCTCACCGTGGAGGACATCAAGATCTCCTCGGCCAACTCGTCGCCGAGACGGTCGCGGTCCCCGAGCCCGAGCCCCGACGACATGCCGATCCTCGGCACCGTGGGGGCCTACTGGAACTGCAGCGGCGCCAAGGGCGGCAGTGATGATTCAGTGACGAGAGGCGGGTTCATGAAGACCAGGAGCAGATTTGGGCAG AACTTGGCTTGA